From Deltaproteobacteria bacterium, one genomic window encodes:
- the hpnD gene encoding presqualene diphosphate synthase HpnD, which yields MADTAATDQFRNSNFALAFFFLPKAEREAMQIVYAYCRILDDIVDEPGDPAVKRKELRKWEEELDQIYNGRPLDPLGRRLQEIVRQFHLSREPFQRIIDGCAMDLDHARYETFDDLYVYCTKVASAVGQCCIEIFGYENMKTQDYAEHLGVALQLTNILRDVGEDARRGRIYLPRQEMDRFGVTETDILAGRQTDNTRKLLEQFGKRAKGYYELAESEKHELEPKRLMAAEIMGAIYRKVLDRVEASGYDVFGAPLKLTTLEKASALAGVMARHYLRREAA from the coding sequence ATGGCCGATACAGCCGCTACCGACCAGTTCCGGAACTCCAACTTCGCGCTAGCCTTCTTCTTCCTGCCGAAGGCCGAACGTGAGGCGATGCAGATTGTCTATGCCTACTGCCGGATACTGGATGATATTGTCGATGAACCCGGTGATCCCGCGGTCAAGCGCAAGGAACTCCGCAAGTGGGAGGAGGAACTGGACCAGATATACAACGGCCGTCCCCTCGACCCACTGGGCCGCCGCCTCCAGGAAATCGTCCGCCAGTTCCACCTGAGCCGCGAACCGTTCCAGCGGATCATCGACGGATGTGCAATGGACCTCGACCACGCCCGTTATGAAACCTTCGACGATCTCTATGTCTACTGCACCAAGGTGGCGAGCGCGGTCGGCCAGTGCTGCATCGAGATATTCGGCTACGAAAACATGAAAACGCAGGACTATGCCGAGCATCTGGGAGTCGCGCTCCAGCTTACCAACATCCTCCGGGACGTGGGCGAGGATGCCCGGCGGGGGCGGATCTACCTTCCGCGGCAGGAAATGGACCGGTTCGGAGTCACCGAGACGGACATTCTCGCCGGCCGGCAAACGGACAATACGCGAAAGCTTCTCGAACAGTTCGGCAAGAGGGCGAAAGGCTACTACGAACTCGCCGAGAGCGAAAAGCATGAGCTGGAACCGAAACGGCTCATGGCCGCCGAAATCATGGGTGCCATTTACCGGAAGGTGCTCGACCGGGTGGAAGCCTCCGGGTACGACGTATTCGGCGCTCCCCTGAAACTGACCACACTGGAGAAGGCTTCGGCGCTCGCAGGAGTCATGGCGCGCCATTACCTGCGCCGCGAGGCAGCCTGA
- the hpnE gene encoding hydroxysqualene dehydroxylase HpnE, translated as MPPPDVLIVGGGIAGLAAATELADSGLRPLILEMRADGGGRASSFNDPASGIRVDNGQHLLMGCYAETLRFLERIGARGDLIFQEQLEVNYLGDSKGPGRMRALNLPAPLHLLGGLLTFNLLSWRERFQTLRVGLAIQFGGSGGADESVRDWLTRLGQSRRVQTVLWDPITIATLNEEPERASAELLREVLRIAFFSSREGSRLVIPATHLSDLYVGRAKSWLAARGSEFRPQAHVSEILFDSGKVAGVRLRSGETILCGRVISAVPAHPLLSLLPQGIRSEAPFNRLEELSGSPIVSVNLFYDRPVTDDPFVALLDSPIHWVFNRPRILGEKSPQLHHYALIVSGARTLLDVPNDRICADAAREMVRVFPLAREAKLVRSVAVKDREATFAQFPGVNGIRPGPVTRHEGFYLAGDWTGTRLPATIESAALSGHQAARALLDKGQPVRG; from the coding sequence GTGCCGCCGCCGGACGTCCTCATCGTGGGCGGCGGCATCGCTGGCCTTGCGGCCGCCACGGAACTGGCCGACAGCGGCCTTCGGCCCCTCATTCTGGAAATGCGCGCCGACGGCGGCGGACGGGCGTCGTCCTTCAATGATCCGGCCAGCGGAATCCGGGTAGACAACGGGCAGCACCTTCTCATGGGCTGCTATGCCGAAACGCTCCGGTTTCTGGAACGTATCGGAGCACGCGGCGACCTGATCTTCCAGGAACAGCTCGAAGTGAACTATCTCGGCGACAGCAAGGGGCCCGGACGGATGCGGGCGCTCAACCTGCCCGCCCCGTTGCATCTGCTGGGGGGGCTGCTCACTTTCAACCTGCTGTCATGGCGCGAGCGGTTCCAGACCCTGCGCGTGGGACTGGCCATCCAGTTCGGCGGCTCCGGCGGAGCCGACGAAAGCGTACGCGACTGGCTGACACGGCTCGGTCAGAGCAGACGGGTGCAAACGGTCCTGTGGGATCCGATCACCATTGCCACCCTGAACGAGGAACCCGAACGCGCCTCCGCGGAACTGCTCCGCGAAGTGCTTCGCATCGCCTTCTTCAGCTCCAGGGAGGGCTCCCGTCTGGTCATACCCGCCACGCACCTCAGCGATCTGTACGTGGGCCGGGCGAAGTCATGGCTCGCGGCTCGCGGGTCCGAATTCCGCCCGCAGGCCCACGTGTCCGAAATCCTGTTCGATAGCGGCAAAGTGGCAGGGGTCCGGCTCCGGAGCGGGGAAACCATCCTGTGCGGCCGGGTGATATCGGCCGTGCCGGCACATCCCCTGCTCAGTCTGCTGCCCCAGGGAATACGGAGCGAGGCGCCCTTCAACAGGCTGGAGGAGCTTTCCGGCTCGCCGATCGTCAGCGTCAACCTGTTTTACGACCGCCCGGTGACGGACGACCCGTTCGTCGCGCTCCTCGACAGCCCGATCCACTGGGTATTCAACCGCCCCAGGATACTGGGAGAGAAAAGCCCGCAGCTTCACCACTACGCACTGATTGTGAGCGGCGCCCGGACCCTGCTCGACGTGCCGAACGACAGGATTTGCGCCGATGCGGCCCGCGAGATGGTCCGGGTCTTCCCTCTGGCCCGCGAGGCGAAACTGGTCCGGTCCGTTGCGGTCAAGGACCGGGAGGCGACATTCGCCCAGTTCCCCGGCGTCAACGGCATACGGCCGGGGCCGGTGACACGGCATGAGGGTTTTTATCTGGCCGGAGACTGGACCGGGACACGGCTTCCGGCGACCATCGAGAGCGCCGCCCTGAGCGGGCATCAGGCCGCCCGGGCCCTACTGGATAAAGGCCAACCTGTCAGGGGCTGA
- a CDS encoding B12-binding domain-containing radical SAM protein: MKILLVNPPTTNVHVPENTPLGLLYLAQAVRDIADPWVIDFDAMKLPAGGMLRRLTEERPDLLGITCTTYSFKALVEITRFVREQLPETRIVIGGPHVTAYPEQAMKEAAPDWIITREGELAFRDLVLGLKGEQSCPAPGSIIEGTPLEPIERFGFPARDLLEPGLYGYLGNHPRHVAPEAVMLWGRGCPHKCTFCSDVVFMDRKTRFRPADAVLDEIGELKRLGFKEIFVYDDELAGMNPVENAWIAEICRGIIARGYNDLVFKCQGRCSKFATQEMLDLMAEAGFRTIMWGVESGSPAVLRAIRKGTTREAIEETMERCRKAGIERWMFLIIGFPQETASDLQMTCDLVEKVKPEYVQVTFATPYPSALSEQALRENRVQNWDIDTWNTHRPVIRCDHLTDDELIAWREKILAACDRHHRVEPQPGMHVAEEAIGNSCYSGMVVGLDAAKGLPSGDRIPPRVPQHRIPTWDDHWEATKLAWKRQGLGGIYQKAVRAFQRRFTDRSVPPESLFMGQG; the protein is encoded by the coding sequence ATGAAGATTCTTCTCGTCAACCCGCCGACGACCAACGTCCATGTGCCGGAAAACACGCCGCTGGGGCTTCTGTACCTGGCACAGGCGGTCCGTGATATCGCTGATCCGTGGGTGATCGACTTCGACGCCATGAAGCTTCCCGCTGGCGGGATGCTGCGCCGCCTGACGGAAGAACGGCCCGATCTTCTCGGCATCACCTGCACGACATACAGCTTCAAGGCCCTTGTCGAGATCACCCGGTTTGTCCGCGAGCAGTTGCCTGAAACCCGGATCGTGATCGGCGGCCCGCACGTGACTGCCTATCCGGAGCAGGCGATGAAAGAGGCCGCTCCCGACTGGATCATTACCCGGGAAGGCGAACTGGCATTCCGTGATCTGGTACTGGGTCTGAAAGGCGAACAGTCCTGTCCAGCGCCCGGCAGCATCATCGAGGGCACTCCGCTGGAGCCGATCGAGCGTTTCGGCTTTCCTGCCCGCGATCTCCTGGAACCCGGACTGTATGGCTACCTGGGGAACCATCCCCGGCACGTGGCCCCCGAGGCGGTCATGCTCTGGGGACGGGGCTGCCCGCACAAGTGTACCTTCTGCTCGGATGTCGTGTTCATGGACCGGAAGACCCGGTTCCGGCCCGCGGACGCCGTGCTGGACGAAATCGGCGAGCTCAAGCGTCTCGGGTTCAAGGAGATATTCGTCTACGACGACGAACTGGCGGGAATGAACCCGGTGGAAAACGCCTGGATCGCCGAGATATGCAGGGGGATCATCGCCCGCGGCTATAACGACCTTGTATTCAAGTGCCAGGGCCGGTGCTCGAAGTTTGCCACCCAGGAGATGCTCGACCTGATGGCCGAGGCCGGATTCCGGACCATCATGTGGGGCGTCGAGAGCGGATCGCCCGCTGTTCTCCGCGCAATCCGCAAGGGCACGACGCGAGAAGCGATCGAGGAAACGATGGAACGATGCCGCAAGGCCGGTATCGAGCGGTGGATGTTCCTCATCATCGGATTCCCGCAGGAAACCGCCAGCGATCTCCAGATGACCTGCGACCTGGTAGAGAAGGTGAAGCCGGAATACGTGCAGGTGACCTTCGCCACGCCCTATCCGTCGGCGCTCAGCGAGCAGGCCCTCAGGGAAAACCGCGTCCAGAACTGGGATATCGACACCTGGAATACGCATCGCCCGGTGATCCGCTGCGACCACCTGACCGACGACGAGCTGATCGCCTGGCGGGAAAAGATACTGGCCGCCTGCGACCGCCACCACCGCGTCGAGCCGCAACCGGGCATGCATGTCGCCGAGGAAGCCATCGGAAACTCCTGCTATTCGGGCATGGTCGTGGGGCTGGATGCCGCAAAGGGCCTGCCTTCAGGAGACCGGATTCCGCCCCGTGTGCCCCAGCACCGGATCCCGACGTGGGATGACCACTGGGAGGCGACCAAACTGGCCTGGAAACGGCAGGGCCTCGGTGGCATCTACCAGAAGGCGGTCCGGGCCTTCCAGCGCCGGTTCACGGACCGTTCCGTCCCGCCCGAAAGCCTGTTCATGGGACAGGGCTAG
- a CDS encoding TlpA family protein disulfide reductase: protein MTVVKLMTDAGKTEPNAPGALPREAEKPSITGFLVVLGIAVAVVAGMFLRFPKDMDNRFPLPGQEAPVFTGTFLTGETFDLAAERGRRVIILNFWASWCDPCIKEMPDLEQLYRLTRDKGVELIAINEDVRESIARDFTGRLNISMPVIWDKDSRIARRYGTFRYPETYVIDLEGNVAKKIFGPVDWASSEVVDFVVKLAEAGGRIEGSDDPLVGGSREQLSDRTRDVRSSPN from the coding sequence GTGACCGTGGTGAAGCTGATGACAGACGCAGGCAAAACCGAACCCAACGCTCCTGGCGCCCTGCCGCGTGAGGCCGAAAAGCCGTCCATTACCGGCTTTCTGGTGGTTCTGGGCATTGCCGTGGCCGTGGTAGCCGGCATGTTCCTCCGGTTTCCGAAGGACATGGACAACCGGTTCCCGCTGCCCGGCCAAGAGGCGCCGGTCTTTACCGGAACCTTCCTGACAGGCGAAACCTTCGATCTGGCCGCCGAACGGGGCAGGCGCGTGATCATCCTGAACTTCTGGGCCTCCTGGTGCGACCCGTGTATCAAGGAGATGCCCGACCTGGAGCAGCTGTACCGGCTGACCCGCGACAAGGGTGTGGAACTGATCGCCATCAACGAGGATGTCCGCGAGAGCATTGCCCGGGACTTCACCGGACGCCTGAACATCTCCATGCCGGTCATCTGGGACAAGGACAGCCGGATCGCCCGGCGGTACGGGACGTTCCGTTATCCCGAAACCTACGTGATTGATCTGGAAGGCAACGTGGCAAAGAAGATTTTTGGTCCGGTGGACTGGGCTTCCAGCGAGGTGGTGGATTTTGTCGTCAAGCTGGCCGAAGCCGGCGGGCGCATCGAGGGCAGTGATGACCCGCTGGTCGGCGGTTCCCGTGAGCAGCTTTCCGATCGGACCCGCGATGTACGCAGCTCGCCGAACTAG
- a CDS encoding glutaredoxin family protein, protein MKTVELYGRPGCCLCDEAEKELKGLAAGLGFRVHKINIEADARLLSELEIHIPVVKVDGREVCRYRLDRDALQKALAIEP, encoded by the coding sequence GTGAAAACGGTTGAGCTTTATGGCCGCCCCGGCTGCTGCCTTTGTGATGAGGCAGAAAAGGAACTGAAAGGGCTGGCGGCTGGTCTTGGTTTCCGGGTTCACAAGATCAATATCGAAGCCGACGCCCGCCTCCTGTCCGAGCTTGAAATCCACATCCCGGTGGTCAAAGTGGACGGCAGGGAAGTCTGCCGTTACCGGCTGGACCGGGATGCGTTGCAGAAGGCGCTGGCCATTGAGCCGTGA
- a CDS encoding GAF domain-containing protein encodes MSTASMAKDQRPSVIFLAVERSVPVSRASKEIPAGTPKLWVEDVESLEETLQHDFPAAVVMDLDHLPANTRGLAKVLASRSSPHRVVAMYSPRRRAHNQKLVKAFGVTELVSKPIDPDALALSVLNSLELVGSSLRLGDMEARLGRASDQIDKLYRIGTALSTESNLQRLLDMILFECRRATSADAGSLYLIEEGEPEENQKNPPLPYRREKEFPKQLRFTCSQNDSLSIPFVSFAMPVSTASISGYVAAKGEILNIADVYSLPEGSPFSFNSGFDKKSGYRSVSMLVVPMRNHRGEITGVIQLINKKKNFATILDKPEDTPRHVTIFDDADSQLLLSLASQAAVSIEKVKLIDDVEKLFEALAQSFAATLEYRDTATGGHSYRLVQYAQTMARIINEQTSGPFAGVKFSDEELRELKYASYLHDVGKIAVREAVLTKAHKLAPEQMEAVRRRFEMLKFQRMEAAYRAGDLRPGDEPAGKVKEDIDRIQSEILLLMDINKRGFVSDEEVAKVQEISKRTMTDTDGTVKPLLGEFEVENLVVRRGNLTGKEREIIESHIAYTWEILRKIPWPKSLKNVPHIAGSHHEKIDGTGYPHGLKSEQLLTQAKILALLDIFEALTARDRPYKPPMPIPKALEIIKAEVDANHLDRDLFELFVNNRVYEQFKGMKPVKQIDWQGTN; translated from the coding sequence ATGAGCACCGCGTCAATGGCGAAAGACCAGCGCCCGTCCGTCATCTTCCTGGCGGTTGAACGCTCCGTCCCCGTCTCCAGGGCGAGCAAGGAGATACCGGCCGGCACGCCGAAACTGTGGGTCGAAGACGTCGAGAGTCTGGAGGAAACGCTTCAGCACGATTTCCCGGCGGCCGTGGTCATGGATCTCGATCATCTGCCTGCCAACACCAGGGGGCTTGCCAAGGTTCTCGCCAGCCGCAGTTCTCCGCACCGGGTGGTGGCAATGTATTCCCCCAGACGGCGTGCCCATAACCAGAAACTGGTCAAGGCATTCGGGGTGACGGAACTCGTTTCCAAGCCGATTGATCCCGATGCGCTGGCGCTGTCGGTGCTGAACTCGCTGGAACTGGTGGGCTCAAGCCTGCGTCTGGGCGACATGGAGGCCCGGCTTGGCCGCGCCTCCGACCAGATCGACAAGCTCTACCGGATCGGGACGGCCCTTTCGACCGAAAGCAACCTGCAGCGGCTTCTGGACATGATCCTGTTTGAGTGCCGGCGGGCGACAAGTGCCGACGCGGGCTCGCTCTATCTCATCGAGGAGGGTGAGCCCGAGGAAAACCAGAAGAACCCGCCCTTGCCGTACCGACGTGAAAAGGAGTTCCCGAAGCAGCTCCGGTTCACCTGCTCGCAGAACGATTCGCTCAGCATCCCGTTTGTCTCGTTCGCCATGCCGGTGAGCACGGCGTCCATTTCGGGCTATGTGGCTGCCAAGGGCGAGATACTGAACATCGCCGACGTCTATAGCCTGCCGGAAGGTTCGCCGTTCTCGTTCAACTCCGGTTTCGACAAGAAGTCGGGTTACCGTTCCGTGTCAATGCTGGTGGTACCGATGCGGAATCACCGGGGCGAGATCACGGGCGTCATCCAGCTCATCAACAAGAAGAAGAACTTCGCAACCATTCTCGACAAGCCGGAGGATACCCCCCGGCACGTCACGATATTCGACGATGCCGACAGCCAGCTGCTCCTGTCGCTGGCCTCGCAGGCGGCCGTTTCGATCGAGAAGGTGAAACTGATCGACGACGTGGAAAAACTGTTCGAGGCGCTGGCCCAGTCGTTCGCCGCCACACTGGAATACCGGGATACGGCCACTGGCGGTCACAGCTACCGTCTGGTCCAGTACGCCCAGACGATGGCCCGGATCATCAACGAGCAGACATCGGGGCCGTTTGCGGGGGTGAAGTTCAGCGACGAGGAACTCCGGGAACTCAAATACGCCAGCTATCTGCATGACGTGGGCAAGATCGCAGTCCGTGAGGCGGTGCTCACCAAGGCCCACAAGCTTGCGCCCGAGCAGATGGAAGCCGTCCGCCGCCGGTTCGAAATGCTCAAGTTCCAGCGGATGGAAGCCGCTTACCGGGCGGGGGATCTCAGGCCCGGCGACGAGCCGGCGGGAAAGGTGAAGGAAGACATCGACCGCATCCAGTCGGAAATCCTGCTGCTGATGGACATCAACAAGCGGGGGTTCGTTTCGGACGAGGAAGTGGCCAAGGTCCAGGAAATCTCGAAGCGGACGATGACCGACACCGATGGCACGGTAAAGCCGCTGCTCGGCGAATTCGAGGTCGAGAACCTGGTCGTCCGGCGGGGGAACCTGACCGGAAAGGAACGCGAGATCATCGAGAGCCACATTGCCTACACCTGGGAAATCCTGCGGAAGATTCCCTGGCCGAAGTCCCTCAAGAACGTCCCGCACATCGCTGGTTCCCATCACGAGAAGATCGACGGAACGGGCTATCCGCATGGCCTGAAGAGCGAGCAGCTTCTCACTCAGGCCAAGATTCTGGCGCTTCTCGACATATTTGAGGCCCTGACGGCCCGTGACCGTCCCTACAAGCCGCCCATGCCTATCCCGAAGGCGCTGGAGATCATCAAGGCGGAAGTGGATGCCAACCATCTGGACCGCGACCTGTTCGAGCTGTTCGTGAACAACCGGGTTTACGAGCAGTTCAAGGGAATGAAGCCGGTCAAGCAGATCGACTGGCAGGGGACGAACTGA
- the tadA gene encoding Flp pilus assembly complex ATPase component TadA: MTTPNRITVPALTQMLLKGGLIEAEAAREITSSERTLADAISKERSAMYSRLGLTGEAARPSPVDIVAHLNLQIPAQPGKYLNEDRIAQFLAETYKIPYKKIIPLELDPNFVTTQLPKAYAQRHMVIPLSNDNGVTVVAIPDPAALPVLQELEQRLSRKFRPVISSRSDILKVISEFWGLRQSLEKAKHEFQGETVDLGNLESLFDLKAGSEIEANDRQIIRIVDYLFAYAIDQRASDIHYEPKRDRASIRLRIDGHLHEVVQLPRPVLNAIVSHIKTRARLDIAEKRRPQDGRTKVSHYGREVEMRVSIVPVAFGEKLVIRLLNASAYLQPLDSLGFFPRDLVQFRSMLASANGLVLVTGPTGSGKTTTLYSGLKEVSRPDLSITTIEDPIEMVIEEFNQIAVNPKIELSFADALRVVLRQDPDIIMVGEIRDPETAQAAIQAALTGHLVLATLHTNDAPTAVTRLLDLGVEDYLIASTVIGVVAQRLLRSVCNDCAEAASLTPEQMEELKLPAKGMPPLPVKKAIGCPACRYSGYQGRAGIYEVMPMTDKIRKLVRTNPDVVEIRKSSIDDGMITLREAAVKKLAMGVTTFEEVLRATV, encoded by the coding sequence GTGACCACTCCGAACCGGATCACTGTGCCCGCCCTGACCCAGATGCTGCTGAAGGGAGGGCTGATCGAGGCCGAGGCCGCGCGTGAAATCACATCCAGCGAGCGGACGCTCGCGGATGCCATTTCCAAGGAACGCAGCGCCATGTATTCGCGTCTGGGCCTCACGGGCGAGGCAGCCCGGCCCTCTCCGGTGGATATCGTCGCGCACCTGAACCTCCAGATTCCCGCCCAACCCGGCAAATACCTGAACGAGGACCGGATAGCCCAGTTTCTCGCCGAAACGTACAAAATCCCTTACAAGAAAATCATTCCGCTGGAACTGGACCCCAACTTCGTCACGACCCAGTTACCCAAGGCCTATGCCCAGCGGCATATGGTCATACCCCTGTCGAATGACAACGGCGTGACCGTCGTGGCCATTCCTGACCCGGCGGCATTGCCGGTACTGCAGGAACTGGAGCAGCGGCTTTCCCGCAAATTCAGGCCCGTGATCTCCTCGCGCTCGGACATCCTCAAGGTCATCAGCGAGTTCTGGGGCCTCCGGCAATCACTGGAGAAGGCAAAGCACGAGTTCCAGGGCGAGACGGTGGACCTGGGAAACCTGGAATCCCTGTTCGATCTCAAGGCCGGCTCAGAAATCGAGGCCAACGACCGGCAGATCATCCGGATCGTTGACTACCTGTTCGCCTATGCCATCGACCAGCGGGCAAGCGACATCCACTATGAGCCCAAGCGGGACCGCGCATCCATCCGGCTGCGGATCGACGGCCATCTGCACGAGGTCGTCCAGCTTCCCCGCCCGGTTCTCAATGCCATCGTCAGCCACATCAAGACCCGCGCCCGGCTGGATATCGCCGAAAAGCGCCGTCCGCAGGACGGACGCACGAAGGTCTCCCATTACGGCCGGGAGGTGGAGATGCGCGTCTCCATCGTCCCGGTGGCATTTGGCGAAAAACTGGTCATCCGACTTCTGAACGCCAGCGCCTACCTGCAGCCACTGGACAGCCTCGGATTCTTCCCGCGTGACCTGGTGCAGTTCCGGTCCATGCTCGCTTCGGCGAACGGGCTCGTCCTCGTCACCGGTCCTACCGGCAGTGGAAAGACGACAACGCTCTATTCGGGTCTGAAAGAGGTGTCCCGACCTGACCTCTCCATCACGACAATCGAGGACCCTATCGAGATGGTGATCGAGGAGTTCAACCAGATCGCCGTCAATCCCAAGATCGAGCTCAGCTTCGCCGATGCCCTGCGGGTGGTGCTCCGGCAGGATCCCGACATCATCATGGTGGGCGAGATACGCGACCCCGAAACCGCACAGGCCGCCATCCAGGCGGCACTCACCGGCCATCTGGTGCTGGCAACGTTGCACACGAACGACGCTCCCACGGCCGTGACGCGGCTTCTGGACCTTGGCGTGGAGGACTACCTCATCGCCTCCACGGTGATCGGCGTGGTCGCCCAGCGTCTGCTCCGCTCGGTCTGCAACGATTGTGCCGAGGCGGCCTCGCTCACACCCGAGCAGATGGAGGAGCTGAAACTGCCCGCCAAGGGCATGCCGCCGCTGCCGGTCAAGAAGGCCATCGGCTGCCCGGCCTGCCGCTATTCCGGCTATCAGGGGCGGGCCGGCATCTATGAAGTGATGCCGATGACGGACAAGATCCGCAAGCTGGTGAGGACCAATCCCGACGTGGTGGAAATCCGCAAATCCTCCATTGATGACGGCATGATCACGCTCCGCGAAGCAGCCGTCAAGAAACTCGCCATGGGCGTCACCACGTTCGAGGAAGTGCTGCGTGCCACCGTCTGA
- a CDS encoding NAD(P)-dependent glycerol-3-phosphate dehydrogenase has protein sequence MPPSEVHPPKSVAVVGAGSWGTALAHLLASKGYEVRIWGRDADVVESLNRRHTTKYLPGVNIHPSLRATGELTEAVRGASMVVGAVPSQFTRNVFEQVRDHLSHDAIVVIASKGIETTTLMTMSEVMQDVLPFERHGRLCFISGPSFALEVARGFPTVVTVAGENPRIARTVQHWFHAPSFRVYTSYDVVGVELGGALKNVIAIAAGALEGIGAGNNIQAALITRGIAEMTRLGIKRGANPLTFAGLTGMGDLILTCTGQLSRNRSVGLRLGRGDKIDGILKGMDQVAEGVETSRSAYMLAQKESVELPIMEQVYRVLHEGKEIRQAIQDIMARELKAELDYLTSG, from the coding sequence GTGCCACCGTCTGAGGTCCATCCCCCAAAATCGGTAGCAGTGGTGGGGGCCGGTTCATGGGGGACCGCGCTCGCCCACCTGCTGGCGTCCAAGGGCTACGAAGTCCGTATCTGGGGCAGGGACGCCGACGTGGTGGAAAGCCTCAACCGCCGCCACACGACCAAATACCTCCCCGGCGTCAACATACACCCCAGCCTCCGGGCCACGGGGGAGCTCACTGAAGCGGTCCGGGGCGCGTCGATGGTCGTGGGGGCCGTTCCGAGCCAGTTCACTCGGAATGTCTTCGAGCAGGTCCGCGATCACCTGTCACATGACGCCATCGTCGTCATCGCTTCCAAGGGCATTGAAACCACGACACTCATGACCATGAGCGAGGTGATGCAGGATGTCCTGCCGTTCGAGCGGCATGGCCGCCTGTGCTTCATCTCCGGGCCGAGCTTCGCCCTCGAAGTAGCCAGGGGTTTTCCCACCGTCGTCACGGTGGCCGGCGAGAACCCGCGTATCGCCCGGACGGTCCAGCACTGGTTCCATGCGCCCTCTTTCCGGGTGTACACGAGCTATGACGTGGTCGGGGTGGAACTGGGCGGCGCACTCAAGAACGTCATCGCCATCGCAGCCGGGGCGCTGGAAGGCATTGGGGCGGGAAACAACATCCAGGCGGCCCTCATCACCCGCGGCATCGCGGAAATGACCCGGCTCGGCATCAAGCGGGGGGCCAATCCCCTCACCTTCGCGGGACTCACGGGCATGGGCGACCTCATCCTCACCTGCACGGGACAGCTCTCGCGCAACCGGAGCGTCGGCCTTCGGCTCGGCAGGGGCGACAAGATCGACGGCATTCTCAAGGGAATGGACCAGGTGGCCGAAGGCGTCGAAACCTCGCGCTCGGCCTATATGCTCGCCCAGAAGGAAAGCGTCGAGCTGCCCATCATGGAGCAGGTCTACCGGGTGCTGCATGAGGGCAAGGAGATCCGGCAGGCCATCCAGGACATCATGGCCCGTGAGCTGAAGGCGGAACTGGACTACCTGACGAGCGGATAA
- a CDS encoding FecR domain-containing protein codes for MSPLKSAAVSFAVVLSGFVVFSFQLAAGTDAADERGLVTYVRGETEKKKAGTDWVPVPEKSTVESGDTMQTKRKSRAEVSIESGKTVRLDENTIVDLVKLLEQEQQKRDIQLDVEQGQVWASISALGANDDFKINSPFAGAAVRGTVFNYAVTGDNLKIDVFKGAVEVYNPFRPIDVPKPGQIIVAPRDVPGPRDISREEWTKLLIQTRQSVTVGLAGGPPPAIAPISEKTLNDEWTRWNQGRDAN; via the coding sequence ATGAGTCCGCTCAAATCCGCCGCCGTTTCGTTCGCCGTGGTCCTGTCCGGTTTCGTGGTTTTCAGCTTCCAGCTGGCCGCGGGCACGGATGCCGCCGACGAGCGGGGGCTGGTGACATATGTTCGCGGCGAGACGGAAAAGAAAAAGGCCGGAACCGATTGGGTTCCCGTGCCGGAGAAGTCCACCGTCGAATCGGGCGACACCATGCAGACCAAGCGCAAGTCCCGGGCGGAAGTTTCCATCGAATCGGGCAAGACGGTCCGACTGGACGAGAACACCATCGTCGATCTCGTCAAGCTGCTGGAGCAGGAACAGCAGAAGCGCGATATCCAGCTGGACGTGGAGCAGGGCCAGGTCTGGGCGTCCATTTCGGCGCTTGGCGCGAACGACGACTTCAAGATCAACTCGCCCTTTGCCGGAGCCGCCGTGCGCGGAACGGTGTTCAACTACGCCGTCACGGGCGACAACCTGAAGATCGACGTATTCAAGGGAGCGGTCGAGGTCTACAACCCGTTCAGGCCGATTGACGTGCCCAAACCGGGGCAGATTATCGTCGCCCCGCGTGACGTGCCGGGACCGCGTGACATTTCCCGCGAGGAGTGGACCAAGCTGCTCATCCAGACGCGCCAGTCGGTGACAGTGGGGCTCGCGGGCGGGCCGCCGCCCGCAATCGCACCCATCAGCGAGAAGACGCTTAACGATGAATGGACCCGGTGGAATCAGGGACGGGACGCCAACTAG